The following proteins are co-located in the Oenanthe melanoleuca isolate GR-GAL-2019-014 chromosome 4, OMel1.0, whole genome shotgun sequence genome:
- the SGCB gene encoding beta-sarcoglycan, translating to MAAAAPEQQSSNGPVKKSMREKAVERRNVNKEHNSNFKAGYIPIDEDRLHKTGLRGRKGNLAICVIVVLFILAVINLIITLVIWAVIRIGPNGCDSMEFHESGLLRFKQVSDMGVIHPLYKSTVGGRRNEDLVITGNNQPIVFQQGTTKLSVEKDKTSITSDIGMEFVDPRTQNTLFSTDYETHEFHLPNGVKILNVQKASTERITSNATSDLNIKVDGRAIVRGNEGVFITGKTIEFRMGGNMELKAENSIILNGTVMVSPSRLPSSSYGEQFNNGNWLRFKLCMCADGTLFKVQVTGHNMGCQTSVNPCGATH from the exons ATGGCGGCGGCCGCCCCCGAGCAG CAAAGTTCTAATGGTCCAGTGAAGAAGTCTATGCGAGAGAAGGCAGTGGAACGCAGGAATGTTAACAAGGAGCACAACAGTAACTTCAAAGCAGGATACATTCCAATTGATGAAGACCGTCTCCATAAGACAGGGTTACGAGGCAGGAAAGGCAACTTGGCCATATGTGTGATTgttgttcttttcattttggCCGTCATCAATCTGATT ATTACCCTGGTTATCTGGGCAGTGATAAGAATTGGTCCCAATGGTTGTGACAGTATGGAATTCCATGAGAGTGGCTTGTTGCGGTTTAAGCAGGTGTCTGACATGGGTGTTATACATCCCTTATATAAAAGCACTGTAGGAGGGAGACGGAATGAAGACTTGGTGATCACTGGGAATAATCAGCCA attGTATTTCAGCAAGGAACAACCAAGCTTAGTgtggaaaaagacaaaacttcTATTACCAGCGATATTGGCATGGAATTTGTTGACCCACGAACACAAAATACTTTGTTCAGCACTGACTATGAAACTCATGAGTTTCATCTGCCAAATGGAGTTAAAATCTTGAATGTACAAAAGGCATCTACAGAGAGG ATTACCAGCAATGCAACCAGTGATCTAAACATAAAGGTTGATGGTCGTGCCATTGTCCGGGGAAATGAAGGTGTTTTTATCACAGGCAAGACAATTGAGTTTCGAATGGGTGGAAACATGGAACTTAAAGCA GAAAACAGCATCATCCTGAACGGAACTGTGATGGTCAGCCCATCACGACTGCCAAGTTCTTCTTACGGGGAGCAGTTCAATAACGGCAACTGGCTGCGCTTCAAGCTCTGCATGTGTGCGGACGGGACGCTGTTCAAGGTTCAGGTGACAGGGCATAACATGGGCTGTCAGACCTCTGTCAACCCGTGTGGAGCCACACACTGA
- the LRRC66 gene encoding leucine-rich repeat-containing protein 66: MDNLHLHVIAVVLYFNLPGSVGTKSQWILPATHQRSECQWDGQFLLNCSFTRISTIPEEIPQTAVTVDLSYNNIKTFVCSDGRNEEWMLKHLNLSNNLISELTLTACTNLPILEILNLNGNAIHTLILDMPSPAHGSKKYSIVDRLLPALKVLSVERNNLNAVPRGLGLLQSLQTVYMSSNAIQQIDPKDFQNCSQLKDIDLRNNKITKIHPDAFRDLNKLQVVDLRENALTIPLPQILVSLNFFQLEVYLSNNAWIFNCRLNAFKHFHFVFDSTRKKLSLSYKKSANNSQKPLLYLSSFHLNCRDNVLLKRATVPTGNTSVLTCNLDNIRGNGVSWWTPKGRISKNHSLPDMTLDKMNNLVIYNAEKTAEGLYLCLFDTKKEKYLIYNIEVKEGVSAYLVRKARDTNTVFRQNKTEPNFALAVSLSVVITFVCAFCLGAFARPYLESLWRLMHRKKNSASEHTYSNQAFSDETLSREPSTSKPTNTQHDTLFCANNSLRNTQIFPTETSIAYENVTGRGLRSANPKAQYQKQSNTEINMKKIPVFSKALTSIDDNESTNVYDTGLFFVRTDYQNSNEVTPKSKVRNNSGLLQSEITKVTPDSPKRKGIVSHNEPRHTRKFMQGRQNCEKQLGLNGNKNIPSDAGDFISPGSSRRDADIQNLSIYETIENSPLTQHNYERIHSYKKDASADIFGDSSSSEGIPFTMSDSGSLAAFELEQSDVSDSLPAYQSSLDEANTDSGTEKFATPPESPNITPELQQIGNNEDEHSAYFETTITYGSDTTRRETASPYVDKSSGHVSVSDPDTVSSSGQEIPDTSDYFANAESTVQNSLSDSLYSQSTDCGNSVLKLEHFPTYNTEKTSEEDELQLSPLPREPQHSLSFRQTEQKENAPEESTDEHTGRNSPEKNHGEADITLGRNMSTSEDNGFIFAPTDTGLSEVVKNPSLLHSSNESSLQLLPEHTAEKHFMFVTQQDDLLPQGKQACADKMQEGSDEKNSDELTELQDTSNCSLPEETQSCNPTPVLLHLDSSGKTQSEFTKDDCFQQDQSDEDAYSFSIPQGFFDESTPDSSCSFPQKPIGNTISESTDSSKMKDHTTLTELENHSATTVEHLQNSSENLSQKSQTNSGQNQFFVKKKRAFDGFANILQSRRTNFSS, translated from the exons ATGGATAACCTTCACTTGCATGTCATAGCTGTGGTCCTTTACTTTAATCTTCCTGGATCAGTGGGAACCAAGTCGCAGTGGATTCTTCCTGCTACACATCAGCGTTCAGAGTGCCAGTGGGATGGGCAGTTCCTACTGAATTGCTCTTTTACCAGAATATCTACTATTCCAGAAGAAATACCACAAACAGCAGTAACAGTTGATTTGAGTTACAATAATATTAAAACTTTTGTGTGCTCTGATGGAAGAAATGAAGAGTGGATGCTAAAACACCTGAACCTCAGTAACAACCTGATTTCTGAACTCACTTTAACTGCTTGTACAAATTTACCCATTTTAGAAATTCTAAACCTCAATGGTAATGCCATCCACACCCTCATACTGGACATGCCTTCACCTGCACATGGGTCTAAAAAGTACAGCATTGTTGATCGTCTCCTGCCTGCTTTGAAAGTATTGTCAGTTGAAAGAAATAATCTTAATGCAGTTCCAAGAG gaCTAGGGCTCCTGCAATCTTTACAAACTGTCTATATGTCATCCAATGCCATACAACAGATTGACCCAAAGGATTTTCAAAACTGCTCACAGCTGAAGGACATTGACCTGCGAAACAACAAGATAACTAAAATTCATCCAGATGCCTTCAGAGATCTCAACAAATTACAG GTCGTGGATCTCCGTGAAAATGCTCTGACAATCCCTCTACCACAGATACTTGTCAGTTTGAACTTTTTTCAACTTGAAGTGTATTTGTCAAATAATGCCTGGATATTTAACTGCAGGCTAAATGCTTTTAAACACTTTCATTTTGTCTTTGACTCCACAAGGAAAAAATTGAGCCTTTCATACAAAAAGTCTGCCAACAACTCCCAGAAACCTCTGCTGTATCTTTCAAGTTTCCATTTAAACTGCAGGGACAATGTTTTGCTCAAAAGGGCCACAGTCCCAACAGGGAACACATCAGTGCTGACCTGTAACTTGGACAACATAAGGG gcAATGGAGTCTCTTGGTGGACACCTAAGGGCAGAATTTCAAAAAATCACAGTCTTCCTGATATGACACTGgataaaatgaataatttagTGATATACAATGCTGAGAAAACTGCTGAAGGATTATATTTGTGTCTTTTTGatacaaaaaaagagaaatatctcATTTACAATATAGAGGTGAAAGAAGGAGTTTCAGCATATTTGGTTAGAAAAGCCAGGGACACTAACACTGTTTTTAGACAGAACAAAACAGAGCCAAACTTTGCACTGGCTGTCTCCCTCTCTGTGGTCATCAcatttgtttgtgctttttgtcTGGGTGCTTTTGCTAGACCCTACCTGGAGAGCCTGTGGAGACTCatgcacaggaagaaaaattcagCTTCAGAACACACATATTCTAATCAAGCTTTTTCAGATGAAACCTTGAGCAGGGAGCCTTCTACAAGCAAACCAACAAATACCCAGCATGATACATTATTTTGTGCTAATAATTCTTTAAGAAACACACAGATTTTTCCTACAGAAACTTCTATTGCATATGAAAATGTCACTGGCAGAGGTCTACGTTCAGCAAACCCCAAAGCACAGTACCAGAAACAAAGCAATACTGAGATCAACATGAAGAAAATACCAGTGTTTTCAAAAGCCCTAACTAGTATTGATGATAATGAAAGTACAAATGTTTATGATACTGGACTATTTTTTGTAAGGACAGACTACCAGAACAGCAATGAAGTAACACCAAAAAGCAAAGTAAGAAACAACTCTGGCCTGCTGCAGTCTGAGATCACAAAAGTGACACCAGATTctccaaaaagaaaaggtattGTTTCACATAATGAACCCAGGCACACTAGAAAATTTATGCAGGGAAGGCAAAACTGTGAAAAACAACTTGGTCTAAATGGCAACAAAAATATACCTAGTGATGCTGGAGATTTTATTTCACCCGGTAGCTCCAGAAGAGATGCAGATATTCAGAATTTAAGCATCTATGAAACAATAGAAAACTCTCCCCTTACACAGCACAACTATGAAAGGATACATTCATATAAAAAAGATGCTTCAGCTGATATATTTGGTGACAGTTCTTCATCTGAAGGGATTCCATTCACAATGAGTGACTCTGGTTCTTTAGCAGCCTTTGAACTGGAACAATCTGACGTTAGTGACAGCCTTCCAGCCTATCAGTCATCGCTAGATGAAGCCAATACAGACAGTGGAACTGAGAAGTTCGCAACACCGCCAGAGTCTCCAAATATCACTCCTGAACTTCAGCAGATTGGGAACAATGAAGATGAGCACAGTGCCTATTTTGAAACCACTATTACTTATGGATCAGATACCACCAGGCGTGAAACAGCATCCCCTTACGTTGATAAATCCAGTGGCCATGTAAGCGTGTCAGATCCAGATACAGTTAGCTCTTCAGGTCAAGAAATTCCAGATACGTCTGATTATTTTGCTAATGCAGAATCAACAGTACAAAACTCTCTTTCTGATTCTCTCTACAGTCAAAGTACAGATTGTGGTAACTCAGTACTTAAGTTAGAACATTTTCCCACATATAACACAGAGAAAACTTCTGAAGAGGATGAACTGCAGCTGTCTCCGCTTCCCAGAGAACCACAGCATTCCCTCAGCTTCAGGCAAAcggaacaaaaagaaaatgcacCAGAAGAAAGTACAGATGAGCACACAGGCAGGAACTCCCCGGAAAAGAATCATGGTGAAGCAGACATTACATTAGGAAGAAACATGAGTACATCTGAGGACAATGGCTTTATTTTTGCTCCCACTGATACTGGTTTGAGTGAAGTTGTAAAAAATCCATCACTGCTGCATTCCAGCAATGAATCATCTCTTCAATTGCTGCCTGAACACACAGCTGAAAAACATTTCATGTTTGTTACACAGCAAGATGACTTGCTACCACAGGGGAAGCAGGCTTGTGCAGATAAAATGCAAGAAGGTTCTGATGAGAAAAATTCTGATGAATTAACAGAATTACAGGATACCAGCAATTGCAGTCTGCCTGAAGAAACGCAGTCTTGTAATCCTACACCAGTTCTGCTGCATCTGGATAGTTCTGGGAAAACACAGTCAGAATTCACAAAAGATGATTGCTTCCAACAGGATCAGAGTGATGAGGATGCATATTCCTTCTCAATCCCACAAGGTTTTTTCGATGAAAGCACACCAGACAGTTCATGTTCCTTCCCACAAAAGCCTATAGGAAATACAATCTCTGAAAGCACTGATTCCAGCAAGATGAAGGATCACACTACTTTGACAGAACTGGAGAACCATTCTGCAACAACTGTAGAACACCTCCAAAATTCCAGTGAAAATCTCAGCCAAAAAAGTCAGACAAATTCAGGACAGAACCAGTTTTTTGTTAAGAAGAAAAGAGCGTTTGATGGATTTGCTAATATTTTGCAAAGCAGGAGAACAAACTTCAGTAGTTGA